The following coding sequences are from one Humulus lupulus chromosome X, drHumLupu1.1, whole genome shotgun sequence window:
- the LOC133807034 gene encoding psbP domain-containing protein 5, chloroplastic, whose product MALLSFSPSFSLVTPTHHRLHSNPLFFRNQSRIVSMMQHKNGGFDDMLQPCSSSTSEPTSQIGFWRRDFLLFGLSSSLLSLFPSSGSFAEEDSKMVPFVDELNAYSYLYPVELPSKKLLFKWVESRKPERYSSAAPLSPDARLRIVSERVDFIDNLIISVSIGPPNSGLLKSKDKNTWAAKDVADSVLSDKSALRVTSSQRMSESSVLDAHSTEIDGQPYWFYEYLVRKSPTKTAQESSIYRHYVASTAERDGYLYSLNASTLNKQWDKMGPLLQKAVESFRLLPATEEYVPPFKDPWRFW is encoded by the exons ATggctcttctctctttctctccctccttCTCTCTCGTCACGCCCACTCATCATCGCCTTCACTCGAATCCTCTCTTCTTTAG AAACCAGAGCAGGATTGTGAGTATGATGCAGCACAAGAATGGCGGGTTCGATGATATGCTCCAGCCCTGCTCAAGTTCTACCTCGGAACCCACTTCTCAAATTGGCTTTTGGAGACGGGACTTTCTTCTCTTTGGCCTTTCTTCTTCACTTCTCTCGCTTTTCCCATCTTCAG GTTCTTTTGCAGAAGAGGATTCGAAGATGGTTCCGTTTGTTGATGAGTTAAATGCTTATTCTTATCTCTATCCAGTGGAATTGCCATCCAAGAAGCTCCTCTTCAAATG GGTGGAATCCAGAAAGCCAGAACGATATTCATCAGCAGCACCGCTATCTC CCGATGCACGCCTACGAATTGTGTCTGAGCGTGTTGACTTTATTGACAATCTGATAATTTCTGTATCG ATAGGTCCTCCAAATTCAGGGCTTCTAAAATCAAAAGACAAAAATACATGGGCAGCTAAAGATGTTGCTGATTCTGTTTTGTCTGATAAGTCTGCACTG CGAGTCACCTCAAGTCAGCGCATGAGTGAAAGTTCAGTTCTTGATGCACATTCTACTGAA ATTGATGGTCAGCCTTACTGGTTCTATGAGTATCTGGTTCGCAAGTCACCTACAAAAACA GCTCAAGAATCAAGTATTTACCGGCATTATGTTGCTTCAACAGCTGAACGAGATG GTTATTTGTACTCTCTGAATGCCTCCACCCTTAACAAGCAGTGGGACAAa ATGGGGCCTCTGTTGCAAAAAGCTGTGGAATCTTTTCGACTTCTTCCTGCAACTGAAGAATATGTCCCTCCATTCAAGGACCCCTGGAGATTTTGGTGA